The Streptomyces sp. P9-A4 genome contains a region encoding:
- a CDS encoding histidine kinase gives MSGIALAAAAVLLAAGFVLGRYAARRGGPAADPDLGTPVERATFHTLHTASLAAPPLRAGLTEETARKAAGTLRSLLGTEALCLTDRGAVLAWDGPGEEHHRAHVPHQAADTLESGRSRSAPTGCADPACPLRWAVIAPLTGEDGVLGALVAYGSRESAVLVRAATEVARWASVQLELAELDRSRTRIVEAEIRALRAQISPHFIFNSLAAIASFVRTDPEQARELLLEFADFTRYSFRRHGEFAQLADELRSVEQYLALAGARFGDRLKVTLQIAPEVLPVTLPFLCLQPLVENAVKHGLQDRERGCRVTIAARDAGAEAVVTVEDDGIGMDPELLRAVLRGEHPAGSGIGLSNVDERLRQVYGAEYGLVIETGVRAGMKVTVRVPKYRPGVHRSAP, from the coding sequence ATGAGCGGCATCGCCCTCGCCGCCGCGGCCGTACTGCTCGCCGCCGGTTTCGTCCTCGGCCGGTACGCGGCCCGGCGCGGCGGGCCCGCCGCCGACCCCGACCTCGGCACGCCCGTCGAGCGGGCCACCTTCCACACCCTGCACACCGCCTCGCTCGCGGCCCCGCCGCTCCGGGCCGGACTCACCGAGGAGACCGCCCGCAAGGCGGCGGGGACCCTCCGCTCGCTCCTCGGCACCGAGGCGCTCTGCCTCACCGACCGGGGTGCGGTCCTCGCCTGGGACGGACCGGGCGAGGAACACCACCGGGCGCACGTCCCTCACCAGGCGGCCGACACCCTGGAGTCGGGCCGCAGCCGGTCCGCGCCCACCGGCTGCGCCGATCCGGCGTGCCCGCTGCGGTGGGCGGTGATCGCCCCGCTCACCGGGGAGGACGGGGTGCTCGGCGCGCTGGTCGCCTACGGCTCGCGGGAGTCCGCCGTCCTGGTGCGGGCCGCCACCGAAGTCGCCCGCTGGGCCTCCGTACAGCTGGAACTGGCCGAGCTCGACCGCTCGCGGACCCGGATCGTGGAGGCCGAGATCCGTGCGCTGCGCGCCCAGATCTCCCCGCACTTCATCTTCAACTCCCTCGCGGCCATAGCCTCGTTCGTCCGCACCGACCCGGAGCAGGCCCGGGAACTCCTGCTCGAATTCGCCGACTTCACCCGCTACTCCTTCCGCAGGCACGGCGAGTTCGCCCAGCTGGCCGACGAACTGCGGTCCGTCGAGCAGTACTTGGCCCTGGCGGGGGCCCGCTTCGGAGACCGGCTCAAGGTGACCCTCCAGATCGCCCCCGAGGTGCTGCCGGTGACCCTGCCCTTCCTCTGCCTCCAGCCCCTGGTGGAGAACGCGGTGAAGCACGGCCTCCAGGACCGGGAGCGGGGCTGCCGGGTCACCATCGCCGCCCGGGACGCGGGCGCGGAGGCCGTGGTGACCGTCGAGGACGACGGCATCGGCATGGACCCGGAACTACTGCGCGCGGTCCTGCGCGGCGAGCACCCGGCGGGCTCCGGCATCGGCCTCTCCAACGTGGACGAGAGGCTGCGCCAGGTGTACGGGGCGGAGTACGGGCTCGTCATCGAGACGGGCGTCCGGGCGGGCATGAAGGTGACCGTACGCGTTCCCAAGTACCGCCCAGGAGTGCATCGTTCGGCACCCTGA